From a single Sulfurimonas sp. genomic region:
- a CDS encoding protein-glutamate O-methyltransferase CheR, producing the protein MISNEAFEKISSLVKTHSGINLSPTKKQLVVGRLSKRLRILNLPDYETYHNECLNSPTELQCMINTITTNETSFFREAHHFDFMRKSIIPKITKSFRVWSAAASIGAEAYSIAMDLDDVLTPLLCDWEVVATDINTEVLEQAKTGLYPIRFTDQLNEKYLKKYCLKGIGSQDGQFLIDDYLREKVKFKHANLMSPMTPEHGQFDLIFLRNMLIYFSTEEKIKIVQNVLKHLKPNGYIFIGHAESIEQSIFNVKQIKPTIYKKGL; encoded by the coding sequence ATGATAAGCAACGAAGCATTTGAAAAGATCTCAAGTTTAGTAAAAACACATTCGGGAATAAACTTAAGCCCTACAAAAAAACAATTAGTTGTTGGAAGGCTCTCTAAAAGATTACGAATTTTAAATTTACCTGACTATGAGACATACCATAATGAGTGTTTAAACTCTCCAACCGAGCTTCAATGTATGATAAATACAATAACGACTAATGAGACCAGCTTTTTTAGAGAGGCTCACCATTTTGATTTCATGCGAAAAAGTATCATTCCAAAAATAACGAAAAGTTTTCGTGTATGGAGTGCGGCGGCAAGTATTGGTGCGGAAGCGTATAGTATAGCTATGGATCTGGATGATGTTTTAACACCTCTATTGTGTGATTGGGAAGTTGTAGCTACTGATATCAACACAGAAGTGTTAGAACAAGCAAAAACAGGACTTTATCCTATACGTTTTACAGATCAGCTTAATGAAAAATATTTAAAAAAATACTGCTTAAAAGGTATAGGTTCACAAGATGGACAATTTTTGATAGACGATTATTTAAGGGAAAAGGTTAAATTTAAACATGCTAATTTAATGTCTCCAATGACACCGGAACACGGTCAATTTGATCTGATTTTTTTACGTAATATGCTCATATATTTTAGTACTGAAGAAAAAATAAAGATTGTTCAAAATGTATTAAAGCATTTAAAACCTAACGGATATATTTTTATTGGTCATGCAGAATCTATTGAGCAATCTATTTTTAATGTCAAGCAGATAAAACCTACTATATATAAAAAAGGTTTATAA
- a CDS encoding chemotaxis response regulator protein-glutamate methylesterase gives MGKDINVFVVDDSAIVRTTIKALLESENDINILGTASDPIIAQEKFKRNGKPDVIILDIEMPRMDGLTFLKKIMAEDPIPVIICSSVAQEGSSNAIEALFLGAVEVIAKPDVGVKGFLEESRAWLIHAIHAAFKTKPVLKSRPILQHNKKTNNTKLDTDVILKLKNKQPKNNTHSIIAIGASTGGVQTLEKILSSIPEKAPPILITQHMPPGFTKSLAYRLDKMSALSIKEAVDGDKLLHGRALIAPGDKHMILKRSGNSYIVEIKDGPRVSRHKPSVDVLFRSCANEAGANAIGFILTGMGDDGAKGLKEMRDCGARTYSQNENSCIVYGMPKIAMEIGASMDALSINQIVDIIKKG, from the coding sequence ATGGGAAAAGATATAAATGTATTTGTAGTAGATGATTCTGCAATAGTACGCACTACAATCAAAGCACTTCTTGAATCTGAAAACGATATTAATATTTTAGGCACTGCTTCTGATCCTATCATAGCCCAAGAAAAGTTCAAGCGTAATGGAAAACCAGATGTTATTATCTTGGATATTGAGATGCCGAGAATGGACGGTCTAACATTTTTGAAAAAAATTATGGCAGAAGATCCAATACCTGTAATTATATGTTCTTCCGTAGCCCAAGAAGGTAGTTCCAATGCTATTGAAGCACTGTTTTTAGGTGCTGTTGAAGTTATTGCTAAACCAGATGTGGGAGTAAAAGGATTTTTAGAAGAATCTCGTGCTTGGCTTATTCACGCAATACATGCAGCATTCAAAACAAAACCTGTACTCAAATCAAGACCCATTCTTCAACATAATAAAAAAACTAATAATACAAAACTTGACACAGATGTCATTCTAAAACTTAAAAATAAGCAGCCTAAAAACAATACACATTCCATAATAGCTATAGGAGCTTCAACCGGAGGAGTTCAAACTTTAGAAAAAATCTTATCATCTATACCGGAAAAAGCACCTCCTATACTAATAACACAGCATATGCCGCCAGGATTTACAAAATCACTGGCATATCGTTTAGACAAAATGAGTGCACTTAGTATAAAAGAAGCTGTAGATGGGGATAAGCTACTTCACGGACGTGCTTTAATAGCTCCCGGTGATAAACATATGATACTAAAACGCTCTGGAAACTCTTATATAGTAGAAATTAAAGATGGTCCTAGAGTAAGCAGACATAAACCTAGTGTGGACGTTCTTTTTCGCTCTTGTGCGAACGAAGCAGGCGCGAATGCAATAGGATTTATACTTACAGGTATGGGAGATGATGGAGCAAAAGGGCTTAAAGAGATGCGTGACTGCGGTGCAAGGACATATTCTCAAAATGAAAATAGTTGTATAGTTTACGGTATGCCGAAAATAGCGATGGAAATAGGAGCTTCAATGGATGCTCTTTCTATAAATCAAATTGTAGATATTATTAAAAAAGGATAA
- the efp gene encoding elongation factor P, which produces MATIGMGDIKKNVRLIVGEVPYKVVEFQHVKPGKGAAFVRMKMKSFLNGKVVEKTVHAGDKFEVPEITYKTMQFLYDDGDMYQFMDTETYDQLGLSYDQCDDASKWFKDGVNVDIIFYKGDAISVAAPEVMEFVITETPPNFKGDTSSGSKKPATLESGAVVQVPYHVLEGDTIKVNTVDGEYLEKVK; this is translated from the coding sequence ATGGCAACAATTGGTATGGGTGATATCAAAAAGAATGTTCGTTTAATTGTTGGTGAAGTTCCATATAAAGTGGTTGAATTTCAACACGTTAAACCTGGTAAAGGTGCGGCTTTTGTTCGTATGAAAATGAAAAGTTTTTTAAATGGCAAAGTAGTTGAAAAAACTGTTCACGCAGGTGATAAGTTTGAAGTACCTGAAATAACGTACAAAACTATGCAATTTCTTTATGATGATGGTGATATGTATCAGTTTATGGATACTGAGACTTACGATCAACTAGGTCTTTCATATGATCAGTGCGATGATGCATCTAAATGGTTTAAAGACGGTGTTAATGTAGATATTATATTCTATAAAGGTGATGCAATCAGTGTTGCTGCTCCTGAAGTTATGGAATTTGTTATTACTGAGACTCCGCCAAACTTTAAAGGCGATACTTCAAGCGGAAGTAAAAAACCTGCTACTTTAGAGAGTGGTGCTGTTGTTCAAGTACCATATCACGTATTAGAAGGTGATACTATCAAAGTTAACACTGTTGATGGTGAATACTTAGAAAAAGTAAAATAA
- a CDS encoding ABC transporter substrate-binding protein, protein MKFFLFFILFSISLYASTSKISLQLQWKNQFQFAGYYIAKEKGFYKDAGLEVDIKEYKKNMDVVSEVLSGNSTYGIGRSSLIIERNSAKPIVVFGAAFQRSPLVLITTDPKIKDITDLKNKKIMITNDAKKSASILAMLLSNGIDKDDYTIQSHSFNYNDLINKKTDSMASYISNEAYLLDKKNVKYNIFDPAEYGFDFYEDLLFTSEKEMKENPQRLKAFREATVKGWIWAYKNIEESSKIIFDKYNTQNKSLDSLIHEGYSLKKFSMIKEIPFFSVNKEKIKSIAKVFQLRGMMNGGCDVDKFVYEFKRDIKIGVLAKRGAKETLRRWSSLAKYLNNELEYYNFKIVPLSFSEMQNSVRDKKIDFVITNTMYYVILEAKFGVSRIATLVNSDKFNRYELKQFGGVIFTKSTNKKINNILDIQNKTFGAVSRLSFGGWIMAYEEMLKNDIDVDDLELKFLGTHDAVVNAVLEGSIDVGTVRTDTLERMQNEGKIKLSDIKVISPVEYDDFPYLVSTKLYPEWPIAKLKHTSDYLSNKLLAKLVSYEATEDDINSNNIKGWTVPLDYSSVHTVLKDLRLEPYENIHVHFEDIVKEYATYLYLFGVISLLLIARLFYDYKYSRQLDSTVKEKTKELIEVNKKLKVLANQDFLTGISNRAHFMKFATKYFEIARRNNGELQMLSLDLDYFKNINDTYGHQAGDCVLIKFTDKVSSLLRKSDLFGRVGGEEFCIVLQNTSLEGAKMFAKRICESVEDLQMDCEEHLLSITVSIGISSLTDEELVEDLIKKSDIALYEAKDKGRNQVRVYREN, encoded by the coding sequence ATGAAATTCTTTTTGTTTTTTATTTTATTTTCAATTTCACTCTATGCCTCCACTTCAAAAATATCTCTTCAACTTCAATGGAAAAATCAGTTTCAGTTTGCAGGTTATTATATTGCCAAAGAGAAGGGTTTTTATAAAGATGCAGGTTTAGAAGTAGATATAAAAGAGTACAAAAAAAATATGGATGTAGTAAGTGAAGTTTTATCTGGAAATAGCACTTACGGTATCGGTAGATCATCGCTTATTATAGAAAGAAACTCTGCAAAACCAATAGTCGTATTTGGTGCGGCATTTCAAAGATCTCCATTAGTTCTTATAACAACAGATCCTAAAATTAAAGATATAACAGATTTAAAAAATAAAAAAATAATGATTACGAACGATGCTAAGAAATCTGCATCTATTTTAGCTATGCTGTTATCTAACGGTATAGATAAAGATGATTATACAATTCAATCACACTCTTTTAATTATAATGACCTGATCAATAAAAAAACAGATTCAATGGCATCATATATTTCAAATGAAGCCTATTTACTGGATAAAAAGAATGTGAAATATAATATTTTTGATCCGGCTGAATATGGATTTGATTTTTATGAAGATCTGTTGTTTACTTCTGAGAAAGAGATGAAAGAAAATCCTCAAAGGCTAAAAGCTTTTAGGGAAGCGACAGTAAAAGGCTGGATATGGGCATATAAAAATATAGAAGAGAGCTCTAAAATAATTTTTGATAAATATAATACACAGAATAAAAGTTTGGATAGTTTAATTCATGAGGGGTATTCACTAAAAAAATTCTCAATGATAAAAGAGATACCGTTTTTTTCTGTAAATAAGGAAAAAATAAAATCTATCGCCAAAGTTTTTCAACTTAGAGGGATGATGAATGGTGGTTGTGATGTAGATAAGTTTGTGTATGAATTTAAAAGAGATATTAAAATAGGAGTTTTAGCAAAGCGCGGAGCCAAAGAGACGCTTAGAAGATGGAGTTCATTGGCTAAATACTTAAATAATGAACTGGAATATTACAATTTTAAAATAGTTCCGCTAAGTTTCAGTGAGATGCAAAATAGTGTAAGAGATAAAAAAATAGATTTTGTAATTACAAATACAATGTATTACGTTATTTTGGAAGCTAAGTTTGGAGTATCTAGGATAGCTACTTTAGTAAATTCGGATAAGTTTAACAGGTATGAACTCAAACAATTTGGAGGGGTTATTTTTACTAAAAGCACTAATAAAAAAATTAATAATATTTTAGACATACAAAATAAAACTTTTGGTGCTGTAAGCAGATTAAGTTTTGGTGGATGGATCATGGCTTATGAGGAAATGCTTAAAAATGACATAGATGTGGATGATTTAGAATTAAAATTTTTAGGTACACATGATGCCGTTGTAAATGCAGTACTGGAGGGAAGTATTGATGTAGGAACGGTCAGAACTGATACTTTGGAGAGAATGCAAAATGAGGGAAAAATTAAACTTTCGGATATAAAAGTAATATCTCCAGTAGAGTATGATGATTTTCCATACTTAGTTAGTACAAAACTATACCCGGAATGGCCGATAGCAAAACTAAAACATACATCTGATTATTTATCCAATAAACTTTTGGCTAAACTAGTGTCTTATGAGGCTACCGAAGATGATATAAACAGTAACAATATCAAAGGGTGGACTGTTCCACTTGACTATTCATCTGTTCACACAGTTTTAAAGGACCTTCGTCTTGAACCATATGAAAATATTCATGTACATTTTGAAGATATTGTAAAAGAGTATGCTACATATTTATATCTATTTGGTGTTATTTCCTTATTATTAATAGCAAGATTATTTTATGATTATAAATACAGTAGGCAACTAGATTCCACCGTTAAAGAGAAAACAAAAGAACTTATAGAAGTAAATAAAAAGCTAAAAGTTTTAGCTAATCAAGACTTCTTAACAGGTATAAGTAATCGTGCACATTTTATGAAGTTTGCAACAAAATATTTTGAGATAGCAAGAAGAAATAACGGTGAGTTGCAAATGCTATCTTTGGATTTGGACTATTTTAAAAATATTAATGATACTTACGGACATCAAGCAGGGGATTGTGTACTTATAAAGTTCACAGACAAGGTGTCAAGTCTTCTTAGAAAAAGTGATCTTTTTGGTCGTGTAGGTGGTGAGGAGTTTTGTATAGTATTACAAAATACATCTTTAGAGGGTGCTAAAATGTTTGCTAAAAGGATATGTGAGTCTGTAGAAGACTTGCAAATGGATTGTGAAGAGCATCTTTTAAGTATAACTGTCAGCATCGGTATATCTTCATTAACAGATGAAGAACTGGTAGAAGATCTTATAAAAAAATCAGACATAGCCCTTTATGAGGCAAAAGATAAAGGTAGAAATCAAGTAAGAGTATATAGAGAAAATTAA
- the tgt gene encoding tRNA guanosine(34) transglycosylase Tgt, with the protein MEFTLDATSKNARACTIKTAHSTIKTPVFMPVGTLGTIKALDMEDVIETLGAEIILANTYHTYLRPGDKTIAKMGKLHGFSTYPKSFLTDSGGFQAFSLSDMSKPKEDGIEFRSHIDGSKHFFTPKKVIDIQQNLGSDIMMILDDLVALPATRERIKLSIERTTAWAEESIEYFRAKQKEGIGVDQNIFAIIQGGTDKEMRTKSATELCALDYDGFAIGGLSVGELNNEMYDTVEHTTQYMPKDKPRYLMGVGTPEDLIENIERGVDMFDCVMPTRNARNGTLFTSFGKLNIKGAKYKEDPAPIDPECECPTCKRYSRAYINHLFRAREITYFRLATLHNLYYYLNLMKQAREAILEDRYDEFKKEFYAKRAN; encoded by the coding sequence ATGGAATTCACTTTAGATGCAACTAGTAAAAATGCTCGTGCATGTACTATAAAAACAGCTCACTCAACTATAAAAACACCTGTCTTTATGCCTGTTGGTACGCTCGGGACTATCAAAGCACTCGATATGGAAGATGTGATCGAAACACTAGGGGCTGAGATCATACTTGCAAATACATATCATACTTATCTTCGTCCAGGCGATAAAACAATAGCAAAAATGGGAAAATTACATGGTTTTTCAACATACCCTAAAAGCTTTTTAACAGACAGTGGAGGATTTCAAGCCTTTTCACTCTCAGACATGAGTAAACCAAAAGAAGACGGTATTGAATTTAGAAGTCACATAGATGGAAGCAAACACTTTTTTACACCTAAAAAAGTTATAGATATTCAACAAAATTTAGGTTCAGATATTATGATGATCTTAGATGATCTTGTAGCACTTCCGGCGACACGTGAGCGTATTAAACTTTCAATAGAGCGTACAACTGCCTGGGCTGAAGAGTCGATTGAATATTTTCGTGCCAAACAAAAAGAAGGTATTGGAGTAGATCAAAACATATTTGCAATTATCCAAGGTGGTACAGACAAAGAGATGCGTACAAAAAGTGCAACTGAGCTGTGCGCACTTGATTATGACGGTTTTGCAATTGGTGGACTTAGTGTAGGTGAGCTTAATAATGAGATGTATGACACGGTTGAACATACTACACAGTATATGCCAAAAGACAAACCTCGCTATCTTATGGGTGTAGGGACTCCTGAAGATCTTATAGAGAACATTGAGCGCGGTGTTGATATGTTTGACTGTGTAATGCCTACCCGTAATGCTAGAAACGGTACTCTTTTTACATCTTTTGGAAAACTAAACATAAAAGGTGCGAAATATAAAGAAGATCCGGCTCCGATTGATCCAGAGTGTGAATGTCCTACATGTAAAAGATACTCACGTGCATATATAAACCACCTTTTCCGTGCACGTGAAATAACATACTTTCGCCTAGCAACTCTTCATAACCTTTACTACTATCTAAACCTTATGAAACAAGCACGTGAAGCTATTTTAGAAGATAGATATGATGAATTTAAAAAAGAGTTTTACGCTAAAAGAGCCAACTAA
- a CDS encoding HAD family hydrolase: MSKVFITDLDHTFLRSDLSISDFTKETWNSFADTHTLGVATARTYKKAEQFLKGLHINAPMILLDGSLIVSEDKKIIDTKIIEQDMADQIIDIGAQHSLYPFVLALKDINLNEAFLYPKQRNDYQHRLLERYIGDDNLEEKANIRAMKDNFKLVYMGDESELINLKNELYKVFGDELKYILAPEAYMDCYFLTLLHKDADKAHGLKKVNEYLNIDFKYYTVFGDNLNDIGMFELAGSSVAVANAHKDVKKMATFVSKHTNDEDAVAKYLRELIL; encoded by the coding sequence ATGAGTAAAGTATTTATAACTGATCTTGATCATACATTTTTAAGAAGTGATCTAAGTATAAGTGATTTTACTAAAGAGACATGGAACTCTTTTGCTGACACTCATACGCTTGGAGTTGCGACTGCCCGTACATACAAAAAAGCAGAGCAGTTTTTAAAAGGTCTACATATAAATGCTCCTATGATACTTCTTGATGGTTCATTAATAGTTAGTGAAGATAAAAAAATAATTGATACTAAAATTATTGAGCAGGATATGGCTGATCAGATCATAGATATTGGTGCACAACACTCTCTTTATCCTTTTGTACTAGCTTTAAAAGATATAAACCTTAACGAAGCTTTTTTATACCCTAAGCAGAGAAACGACTATCAACACCGTCTGCTTGAAAGATACATAGGTGATGATAACTTAGAAGAAAAAGCAAACATCCGTGCAATGAAAGATAATTTCAAACTTGTTTATATGGGTGATGAATCTGAACTAATCAACTTAAAAAATGAACTTTATAAAGTCTTTGGAGATGAGTTAAAATATATACTTGCCCCAGAAGCTTATATGGATTGTTATTTCTTAACCCTGTTACATAAAGATGCAGACAAGGCTCACGGGCTTAAAAAAGTAAATGAATACCTAAACATAGATTTTAAATATTATACAGTTTTTGGAGATAATCTAAACGATATAGGTATGTTTGAATTAGCTGGTTCATCAGTTGCAGTTGCAAATGCTCATAAAGATGTTAAAAAAATGGCTACATTTGTATCTAAACATACAAATGATGAAGATGCGGTAGCCAAATACTTAAGAGAGCTGATCTTGTAA
- a CDS encoding EAL domain-containing protein — MYKLGEVKKDKKIDTIFLLVIFFLFFIIALFSYLLKVNDIIYERNQYDSAIAKLPVYDESFNNFFLKSTSFNNYDVVNRNIFNFEEIIKLLNSNDIKEKYGNRYLELLEKLETNFNEKRDAIERFKSQNALLISSIHYQISLNKAITDKKLLKGNKDIQLLNKTMTDLLAYYINPSIDYEHIEKNIQYFSKLYEKNKLRELKLFIQHALVNTQRIQELFTIKKTNFQLNKSIYDLKEFLTTKFENALYNSRIVVTILFIIAFLILSIVVFLYKRSLRIKDDLISFKTAVENSYNSIVITDSHSNIIYVNDMAVKETGYSRDELIGQNPRILKSGDKSESFYRKMHEHLDAGRKWEGEFVNRRKDGSQYYEKASIMPIVERGRITNYLAIKLNITDYIMQQRKVEYMAYHDSLTGLPNRTNIEEYLEYQLPIAEENNLGIAVLFIDIDNFKTINDSLGHDVGDSVIIECSKILKNTVKESEIVARIGGDEFVIIISGENTKHTSTNLCSEILKSFAKPIEANGYKLSITLSIGVSLFPEDSNDHKKLFKHADIAMYEAKDKGKNNFQFYKKKLSSQMHDRLEIEQALKQALKEDEIYVVYQPKYDIATKQIVGLEALARWNSKELGNIRPDKFISIAEETGDILEIGHFIFKKACEDFRTFKTIYPELESISINVSTIQLYNKKFVEEILNITKETKVYTSSVMIEITETHVMKNITYSMGVLNTLKEFGFRVSIDDFGTGHSSLNYLKRFPIDELKIDKSFVDDLPLDSNDIAIAKAIISLSRNMGYKNVAEGIETIEQEEFLLSHGCDVGQGYLFCKPKEKEDLLEFLQDQLS; from the coding sequence ATGTATAAATTAGGAGAAGTAAAAAAAGATAAAAAGATTGATACTATCTTCTTGCTTGTTATATTCTTTTTATTTTTCATAATTGCGCTATTTTCATATCTTCTAAAAGTAAATGACATAATATATGAGCGTAACCAGTATGATAGTGCAATAGCTAAGCTTCCAGTATATGATGAAAGCTTTAATAACTTCTTTTTAAAATCTACCAGTTTTAACAATTATGATGTTGTAAACAGAAATATTTTTAATTTTGAAGAGATCATTAAACTTTTAAATTCAAATGATATAAAAGAAAAATATGGAAATAGATATTTAGAACTTTTAGAAAAACTTGAAACAAATTTCAATGAAAAAAGGGATGCAATAGAGCGTTTTAAATCTCAAAATGCTTTACTTATAAGTTCTATACATTATCAGATAAGTTTAAATAAGGCTATAACGGATAAAAAGCTTCTCAAAGGCAATAAAGATATACAGCTTTTAAATAAGACAATGACAGATCTTCTAGCCTATTATATAAACCCATCTATAGATTATGAACATATAGAAAAAAATATTCAATATTTTTCTAAACTATACGAGAAAAATAAACTAAGAGAGTTAAAACTTTTTATACAACATGCTCTTGTTAATACACAAAGAATACAGGAACTCTTCACAATTAAAAAAACAAACTTTCAACTTAACAAGTCAATATATGACTTAAAAGAGTTTTTAACAACCAAGTTTGAAAATGCCCTTTATAACAGCCGTATAGTTGTAACTATACTTTTCATAATAGCTTTTTTAATTTTAAGTATAGTGGTGTTTTTATATAAACGATCATTAAGAATAAAAGATGATCTAATAAGCTTTAAAACTGCAGTAGAGAATAGTTATAACTCAATAGTTATAACTGATTCACACAGCAATATCATATATGTTAATGACATGGCTGTTAAAGAAACCGGTTATTCAAGAGATGAACTTATCGGCCAAAATCCGAGAATCTTAAAGTCCGGTGATAAAAGTGAGTCTTTTTACAGAAAAATGCATGAGCATTTGGATGCAGGAAGAAAATGGGAAGGTGAGTTTGTAAATAGACGTAAAGATGGTTCACAGTATTATGAAAAAGCTTCCATTATGCCTATTGTTGAGCGAGGAAGGATTACGAATTACCTTGCGATTAAGTTAAATATTACAGACTATATTATGCAACAGAGAAAAGTTGAGTATATGGCGTATCATGATTCTCTTACAGGTTTGCCAAACAGAACTAACATTGAAGAGTATTTGGAGTATCAATTACCTATAGCTGAGGAAAACAACTTAGGCATTGCCGTTCTTTTCATAGATATAGATAACTTTAAAACGATAAATGATTCATTAGGTCACGATGTAGGTGACAGTGTTATTATAGAGTGTTCAAAAATTCTGAAAAATACTGTTAAAGAGTCTGAAATTGTTGCAAGAATAGGCGGTGATGAATTTGTAATTATCATCTCAGGAGAAAATACAAAGCACACCTCGACAAACTTATGTTCAGAAATACTAAAATCATTTGCAAAACCTATAGAAGCAAACGGCTATAAACTAAGTATAACTTTAAGTATAGGTGTTTCATTGTTCCCTGAAGATTCGAATGATCATAAGAAACTTTTCAAGCATGCAGATATAGCTATGTATGAAGCAAAAGACAAGGGTAAAAATAATTTTCAGTTTTATAAAAAGAAACTCTCTTCTCAAATGCATGACAGGCTGGAGATTGAACAAGCACTTAAACAGGCTCTCAAAGAGGATGAGATCTATGTAGTTTATCAACCAAAATATGATATTGCTACTAAACAAATTGTAGGTTTAGAGGCACTTGCAAGATGGAATTCAAAAGAGCTTGGTAATATAAGACCGGATAAGTTTATATCTATAGCGGAAGAAACAGGAGATATTTTAGAAATAGGTCACTTTATTTTCAAAAAAGCTTGTGAAGATTTCAGAACATTTAAAACAATCTATCCTGAATTAGAATCTATATCAATAAATGTATCTACAATCCAGCTTTATAATAAAAAATTTGTAGAAGAGATCTTAAATATTACAAAAGAGACAAAAGTTTATACAAGTTCGGTTATGATTGAAATTACAGAGACGCATGTGATGAAAAATATAACCTATAGTATGGGTGTATTAAATACACTTAAAGAGTTTGGTTTTAGAGTATCTATTGATGATTTTGGAACAGGACACTCCTCTCTAAACTATCTAAAAAGATTTCCAATTGATGAGTTAAAAATAGACAAATCGTTTGTTGATGATCTGCCACTTGATTCGAACGATATAGCTATTGCAAAGGCTATCATATCATTATCTAGAAATATGGGTTATAAAAATGTAGCAGAAGGTATCGAGACTATAGAGCAAGAGGAATTTTTACTTAGCCACGGTTGTGATGTAGGACAGGGTTACTTGTTTTGTAAGCCAAAAGAAAAAGAGGATCTTTTGGAGTTTTTACAAGATCAGCTCTCTTAA
- a CDS encoding cytochrome-c peroxidase produces the protein MKVKLFFIALLPSLIFSEPIQPLPQNVNVDNNKAKLGKELFFDPILSVDNSVSCAMCHDLQNGGDDGLVASVGHKGQVGDINAPTVLNAVYNFRQFWNGRSKDLKEQAKGPIENPIEMGNTFENLISVLKNSTYKEKFDEVFEDGITEDNIADAIAEYEKTLITPNSAFDRYLNGDKKAITKDQKEGYEIFKEKGCIACHHGINVGGNLYNKFGVMEDAKSKREGLYEVTKEEQDRYYFKVPSLRNVDKTAPYLHDGRYDNLNDVVKFMARYQLGRTISEDEVHKVVQFLNSLSGELPKDIR, from the coding sequence GTGAAAGTTAAACTATTTTTTATTGCACTTTTACCATCACTAATATTTTCCGAACCAATTCAGCCGCTTCCTCAAAATGTGAATGTTGATAATAATAAAGCAAAACTCGGTAAAGAACTATTTTTTGACCCAATTTTATCTGTTGATAATTCTGTGTCATGCGCTATGTGTCATGATCTACAAAATGGTGGAGATGACGGACTTGTTGCATCTGTCGGACATAAAGGCCAAGTCGGTGATATAAATGCGCCTACCGTGCTTAATGCAGTTTATAACTTTAGACAGTTCTGGAATGGAAGATCAAAAGACCTAAAAGAACAGGCAAAAGGTCCAATTGAAAACCCTATAGAGATGGGGAACACTTTTGAAAACTTAATATCTGTTTTAAAAAATAGTACTTATAAAGAGAAGTTCGATGAGGTTTTCGAAGACGGAATTACTGAAGATAATATAGCAGATGCTATAGCTGAGTATGAAAAAACACTTATCACACCAAATTCTGCATTTGACAGGTATTTAAACGGTGACAAAAAAGCGATTACAAAAGATCAAAAAGAGGGTTACGAGATCTTTAAAGAGAAAGGTTGTATTGCATGTCATCACGGAATTAACGTTGGTGGAAATCTTTATAATAAATTTGGCGTAATGGAAGATGCCAAGTCTAAAAGAGAAGGACTTTATGAAGTTACTAAAGAGGAGCAAGACAGATATTACTTTAAAGTACCATCATTAAGAAATGTAGACAAAACTGCACCTTATCTTCATGATGGTAGATATGACAATCTAAACGATGTCGTAAAGTTCATGGCCAGATACCAGCTTGGAAGAACTATATCAGAAGATGAAGTTCACAAAGTAGTTCAGTTTTTAAACTCTCTAAGCGGTGAACTTCCAAAGGATATTAGGTAA